aataaagtaaaaataacaaaacaaagtaaaaataaaaaataaagtaatGCCCACGTATGCTTGTGCACACACGGAGGTTGTCCCATGGATCGGTGACGTGGCGTGGCACAACGATCAATGACGTGGcgaaggggcctatgccgacggctgtgccgtaggcatacctctgccatAGATAAATTTAAAAATTAAGTAAAGTAAAcatatgccgacggcaaggccgtcggcatacctgcgcacacacggatcgatgacgtggcgtggCACACGGATCGTtgacgtggcagaggggcctatgccgacggctatgccgtaggcatacctctgccacagatatgccgacggccgccgttaccaCCCGTCGGCGTAGGTTCAACGCCGTCAAATGGTCAGCGCTGACCGGGCAGGTGGGCCCGTGCTATGCCAACGGCCTGACCTATGCCGACGGGCCCTGTAGGCGTATCTCGGGCGGTCCCGACAGCCtcttctatgccgacggccccgtcggcatagatggatgtatgccgacggcttttctacgcctacggcctatccttggccgtcggcatatgtccggcgatgccgacgggggccgtcggcatagatttggccgTCGGCAACCCCAGTTTTTCTGGTAGTGCACGTACAGTCTCTGACCTCGCATACTTGCTCTTGCTTGTACAGGTGATACAACTTGATAAATGTGATGCGACACTAGATGCTGTATCTTTTTTAGCATACTTGTTGTCGTCTAGTGGGAAAATATACTGGTGATTACTTCTTGAGCGTGGCAAAAAAGGAATAAGTGGTCCATAAGTTTGTTTCTTTAACAGTACAATTATTCAGATTTAAGGCATAAATATCCTGATGCAGTCGAAGCTGAACATTCTTGCTACCAGAGAAGGACGCCATAGCCCTGCAGTACCTGATCAAGCGGGGAGCCTCCAAACTGACTGTACTGGCCTGATCAAGGCACCGGAGGGCACTAGGTATGATCGGTCTCATCTCGGACACGTTGTGAAGTATTTCGCCTTGGCAATGTTTATCTATACTGTTGAAATGCACCCGTCAGTGTCGGTGGACCATTTGATCTCTTCAGAATTTGAACAGCCTTGGGGAAGGGCCGGCAAAGACTGAACCTCTTCTTCGTTCTCTTGACGATAGTCTGAAACTGTCAATTCGGAAGGAAACTTAAAGTTGCAGGTCACAATGCACATCATCATCACAACAATGCTAatgaactgagattattcatgccaGGCGGAGAGCAGTGGCTTGTCCTTCAACCGGAGAATTTAGAATTTTATTAATTCAGGATTCGAACAGTCTTCAACAGGAAGAGGGCAAAGCTAGACACTGAACTTGATGTTCAGAAATACTAGTAGGGTATTGAAGATGAAAGATCAAGAGGACCATCGACTTAAAACTGAAACAATAACAAGCAAGATAAAGAGGACCATCTTGAATCACATTACACATAAGCAGTAAAAAAAAGCAACTCGGCCAGAATTAAAGCTAATAACACAAATATTCAAGAAGGACAGAGGATAATCTTTATTCATAAATATCCACCACATTCGCTCTTTATTCAGCGGACTCAGCAACCCATCACGGCCATGTTATAAACGAAGCTCTTGGATGACCGTTTAGCAACCAAATTCCACACAGGCGGTTGCTGATCCGGGATCCATGAATGTAGCTCAATCGTGCCACCAGTATAAGTCCTAGGACCTCCAATGACAACCAGCCGATCACCACAGGCTCTGAAAGCAATGCCGCAAGAATCGTTTGACACGCATTGTTCAGGCAATTTTCCAAGAGTGATCCACCTATTATTCAGCTTGTCATATCTCTTCACATCCTTGTCACTGTAATCAGCTACATAAAGCTGATTGTTGACAGCGGCAATAAGTGGAGGAGCACCTGCCACTCCATAGAGGCCCTCGGACATGTTGTTGATGACCCTCCAAGACCGCCACTCCAAGTCATATTCCTCACCACATGCCAACACCTTGTTGTTGTTGGTAACACCACCAATCACAAAGAACTTTCCATCCATGAATGTGCCAGAACACAACTTCCTAGCCTTATTCATGCAAGGAAGGGGTGTCCAAGTATGTGTCTCCGAGTCATACATCTCCGCGGAGCTCAGTATTCTTCCAGAAGAATCGCTGCCCCCCGCAACATATGCCTTTTCACCGACACTTGTCG
The sequence above is drawn from the Triticum aestivum cultivar Chinese Spring chromosome 7A, IWGSC CS RefSeq v2.1, whole genome shotgun sequence genome and encodes:
- the LOC123148364 gene encoding F-box/kelch-repeat protein SKIP11, whose translation is METHEPSGHRLSDWVHGGQQHVVSWSDIISGIGRSLFIKCLLRLSRSDYGSVACLNRDFNLLVRSGEIYCLRRNNGVAEYWLYFSCNPLQWDAYDPHRGRWIQVPKIPPDKCFMCSDKESLAVGTELLVFGMAHIVYRYSILTNSWTRADPMNSPRCLFGSTSVGEKAYVAGGSDSSGRILSSAEMYDSETHTWTPLPCMNKARKLCSGTFMDGKFFVIGGVTNNNKVLACGEEYDLEWRSWRVINNMSEGLYGVAGAPPLIAAVNNQLYVADYSDKDVKRYDKLNNRWITLGKLPEQCVSNDSCGIAFRACGDRLVVIGGPRTYTGGTIELHSWIPDQQPPVWNLVAKRSSKSFVYNMAVMGC